The sequence TTGGTGATCCCAAAGAACGACGACGACAGCCGTTGTTGGGACTAACCAGATCCGGCAACTCTTAACGTCCTGTCTCACCAACACTGCGTTCAACTGCTCATTCATCCAGCCCATTTGGACCCTCACAAACTTTCTCTCATGTTCTGTGTATATGTGTGTGTTTGTGCCTTTCTCCTGGTTGGATGGCTTTATCAACCCCGCCAACGGAATGTCAATCTTAAGCTTCGTTCCAGCAGGTGCCCTGCTGCAGCCATGACGCTGCGTTGTCGACTTGAGGATCCCTGCCGCCCCCCCAATTGGTTTGTCTGCAGGCAAGATTCCCAGTGGCTTGCGGTTGAGGCCAATCACTCCCAATTAGCCCAGGATGGTTTCCTCCAATGCTCAGATGGACGCTCATCCGTGCTGATCGTCAAGCTTTTGGACTGGGCAGCCTTATCCGATATCACGTCCGGTACAAATGGCGAAATACGACCCTCAatggctttcttccatttTCATTCAATGTGAACCCACAGAGCTCGTTCATTCTTCCTGTCTTCGGGGTCTTAACTGTGCATTTGAAGTGCTACAGAAGTGTTGGTTCACAGGGTTCGCCTTATCAGTAGTTGGCTTCTTCGTTGAGGATTGGAGCTTCATTTCGAAGCAGCCTACTCAACAACTATGTCCACTACCAATGGTCATTCAAATGGCATCGGCCATACGAACGGGACGGCAGCTGGTACCAAGGCCTCCCGGAATGGCATTGACAAAGTCAATAGTCGCAAGAGTGCTGTCAAGCGCCCACAAGTCGAGAGTACATTCAAACAATATGCGCAATTGATTCACGCCGCCAGGCGCCCGCTCCCAAAGCAATCCGGTGACGGAACTTATTTGACAGGACCCAAGGCAAAAACTTCTCTTCTCCAGGACCTGAGGTCGATGGGCCCCAAAGGATGGGGAACTCTGATAGCTGTGCTGAAAAATAAGAGATCCGGTGATCTCACTGATGACAAGACCTACATCATGGAGCGCATAATCCACGTATGTTCTTCTCGAACGCTTACTTAGGTTTTCTGTGCTGACTTACTTCGGATAGCTTGTCGCGGGGTTACCGCCAGAGTCAAACATGAGGACCAAGTTGACCAACTCGTTCGTCACCGAGCTTTGGAATACCCTTCCTCATCCATCAGTATCGTACGTGCGGCCCACCCCTTTAATATATTTTCTCCTGTTTCACCtcttcttacagattccATCAGTGCATTCGGAGACGAATACATGTACAGATCTGCAGACGGATCTAATAACAATCCCCTGTTTCCAAAACTTGGCGCTGCAAACACTCCATATGCTCGCTCCATCATCCCATCGACGATTCAACTCGGTGCTCTCCCTGATCCAGGCCTGATTTTTGACAGCATCTTTGCTCGGGAAGAATTCAAACCTCACCCTAACGGTGTTTCCAGCATGTTCTTCGCCTGGGCTTCCCTGATCATTCATGGTGAGAAATGTCGTACCCTTTTCCATTAAAGAATGAAGTTAATGTCAGAAGATTTATTCCAAACCGACCATCGAAACCCAAATATCTCTCAGACTTCTTCTTATCTCGATCTTTCAACCCTGTATGGTGACAACCAAGAGGACCAAAACCAGGTGAGGACCTTCAAGGATGGGAAATTAAAACCGGATTGTTTCTCTGAACCAAGGCTTCTTGCTCTGCCCCCGGTCTGCAGTGTTATTCTAGTTATGCTTAATCGGTACGCTTTTCTCCATACGTTCCTTGCCAGCTGTAAAATGATGACATTTGACACTATTAGATTCCACAATTATGTCGCTGAGCAACTCGCGCATATCAACGAAGGTGGGCGGTTTAGCAAGCCGAGAACTGGTCTATCGCCTGAGGAATCCACCAAAGCATGGGCCAAATATGACAACGATCTTTTCCAGACAGCCCGACTGTAAGAGCATTGGTCTCCATCTGTTTTGACGGTTGCTGACAATGTGGACAGGGTTACCTGCGGCCTCTACATAAACATTACATTGTACGATTACGTGCGTACAATCATTAATCTAACACGCAGTAACACTACTTGGTGCTTGGTAAGACACAAAGACAGCCCTTGCCTCGACAACATTGCTAATCTCCCAAGGATCCACGAGTGAACATGCGTGACAACGCCACCCCAGAGGCCGCAGCGAGTGGAACAGGCAATCAATGCTCGGTTGAGTTCAATCTGGCCTACCGATGGCATTCTTGCATCGGACAACAAGACGAAAGGTGGACAGAAGGGATATACCAGGAATTGTTTGGAAAACCTGCTGGAGAAGTCTCGATGCCTGATCTCCTGATGGGGATGAAGAAATGGCAGACCGAATTACCCAAAGACCCGTCTCACAGATCCTTTGCAGGTTTGAAACGTGGCTCTGATGGCCGATTCAACGATGACGACCTTGTGAAGATTATGACCGAAAGcactgaagaaattgccGGTACGTTCATCACCATCCTCCCCGATCAGGTTGTTCATTGTAATAACCCTTTTCTAGGTTCTTTCGGTCCGCGCAATGTTCCAAAAGCACTACGAGCGGTTGAAATTCTCGGCATTCAACAGGCACGTAAGTGGGGATGTGGCTCCCTCAATGAATTCCGGAAATTCTTCGGGCTTAAGGAGTACACGACCTTCGAAGAAATTAATTCGGATCCTTACATTGCGGATCAACTTCGTCATTTATATGAACACCCCGATCACGTTGAACTATACCCTGGTATCGT is a genomic window of Coccidioides posadasii str. Silveira chromosome 3, complete sequence containing:
- a CDS encoding uncharacterized protein (EggNog:ENOG410PGWA~COG:Q~BUSCO:588at33183), which translates into the protein MSTTNGHSNGIGHTNGTAAGTKASRNGIDKVNSRKSAVKRPQVESTFKQYAQLIHAARRPLPKQSGDGTYLTGPKAKTSLLQDLRSMGPKGWGTLIAVLKNKRSGDLTDDKTYIMERIIHLVAGLPPESNMRTKLTNSFVTELWNTLPHPSVSAFGDEYMYRSADGSNNNPLFPKLGAANTPYARSIIPSTIQLGALPDPGLIFDSIFAREEFKPHPNGVSSMFFAWASLIIHDLFQTDHRNPNISQTSSYLDLSTLYGDNQEDQNQVRTFKDGKLKPDCFSEPRLLALPPVCSVILVMLNRFHNYVAEQLAHINEGGRFSKPRTGLSPEESTKAWAKYDNDLFQTARLVTCGLYINITLYDYVRTIINLTRSNTTWCLDPRVNMRDNATPEAAASGTGNQCSVEFNLAYRWHSCIGQQDERWTEGIYQELFGKPAGEVSMPDLLMGMKKWQTELPKDPSHRSFAGLKRGSDGRFNDDDLVKIMTESTEEIAGSFGPRNVPKALRAVEILGIQQARKWGCGSLNEFRKFFGLKEYTTFEEINSDPYIADQLRHLYEHPDHVELYPGIVAEEPKIPMVPGAGICPTYTLSRAILSDAVALVRGDRFYTTDYHPKSLTNWGYSETHYDLNINQGCVFYKLILRSFPNHFKPDSIYAHYPMTIPSENKKIFAGLGRESHFSWEKPAFIPPRVNLTSYLGAKTILDNAKDFRVTWGEATGFLFGTGGLNFMLSGDSPKHAKQRQLMGKALYHEEWKKQVKQFYEDITIKLLRQKSYKVAGVNQVDITRDVGNLAHVHFASNIFSLPLKTEKNPRGIYTEHEMFMVMCVVFTCIFFDLDPAKSFPLRQAARVVAQQLGKIVEGYVKSVKATSIISGIVDRFRKNETALKDYGIHMIRRLLASGQSVSEVTWSQVMPTAGAMVPNQAQVFTQIIDYYLSEEGRIHLPEIQRLAHQDTPESDDKLLHYCMEAIRLNGTFGSYREATTAMEIDDDGRHVSIKPGDKVFVSFVSANRDPDIFPNPNEVRLDRPLDSYIHYGEGPHTCLGRDANMVALTSMLRVIGKLKNLRRAPGPQGELKKVPRPGGFYIYMREDHGSYFVFPMTFKVHFDGELPEPHSRPA